The following proteins are co-located in the Planococcus plakortidis genome:
- a CDS encoding adenine deaminase C-terminal domain-containing protein, protein MVNPLWRNTEIRKQLKIVSKELSPDLVLTNATYLHGIFKKWMNGNIWISGDRIIYAGQDMPKIDDSTEVVDVSGKWVVPGYIEPHVHPYQLYNPQQFADYAAQGGTTGFISDNLPLFLSLVNEKAFTLLDRMAELPFTFYWWTRFDSQTELVGEDQKFTSKAVGEWLERPDVILGGELTGWPKLLAGDDQMLYWIQKAKISLKKIEGHFPGASEKTLARMKLLGADGDHEAMTVDEVEKRLLHGYGVTLRHSSIRPDLPKLLSGIVKRELNVFDKLMMTTDGSTPAFHKDGVMDLCIQIALDAGVPAIDAYMMASYNVARYYNLTSLHGLIATGRYANLNILDSVDNPVPSGVISKGVWLKRDGEKTRSLDDVDWSVLPELDLDFELTDDDFQFSMPFGVEMVNDVITKPYSVSVDTNVDRLSKEHGESFLMLIDRHGKWRVNTLIKGFAPGVDGFASSYTNTGDVVLIGKSRKDMWKAFEEVKRLKGGIVLTEDGETVCELPLPIGGIMSDLQMEPLMEQETDLKNALKERGYEHGDAVYTLLFLMATHLPYVRITQKGIYDVMNKTILFPAFMRGQG, encoded by the coding sequence ATGGTAAACCCTTTATGGAGAAATACAGAAATACGGAAACAACTGAAGATCGTGTCGAAAGAATTGTCCCCCGATCTCGTACTGACGAATGCGACATATCTGCACGGGATATTTAAAAAATGGATGAACGGAAATATATGGATAAGTGGAGACCGTATCATCTATGCGGGCCAGGATATGCCGAAAATTGATGACTCGACAGAAGTCGTGGATGTCAGCGGCAAGTGGGTCGTGCCGGGCTATATTGAGCCGCATGTCCATCCCTATCAATTGTACAATCCGCAGCAATTTGCCGATTACGCGGCGCAAGGCGGAACGACAGGGTTCATCTCTGACAACTTGCCATTATTTTTATCATTGGTAAACGAGAAAGCGTTTACATTGCTTGACCGGATGGCGGAGCTGCCGTTCACATTTTACTGGTGGACACGATTCGATTCGCAGACGGAACTTGTCGGTGAAGACCAGAAATTTACGTCCAAAGCAGTCGGCGAATGGCTTGAGCGCCCCGATGTCATCCTTGGCGGGGAATTGACGGGCTGGCCGAAATTATTGGCTGGGGATGACCAGATGCTTTACTGGATCCAAAAAGCGAAAATCAGCCTGAAGAAAATCGAAGGGCATTTCCCGGGAGCTTCCGAGAAGACCTTGGCGCGCATGAAGCTGCTGGGGGCTGACGGGGACCATGAAGCGATGACTGTCGATGAAGTGGAGAAGCGCTTATTGCATGGTTATGGCGTGACGCTGCGCCATTCTTCCATCCGACCGGATTTGCCAAAGCTATTGTCAGGGATCGTCAAGCGTGAATTGAATGTGTTCGATAAACTGATGATGACAACAGACGGTTCGACGCCGGCCTTCCATAAGGATGGCGTAATGGATTTGTGCATACAGATCGCGCTCGATGCCGGAGTACCGGCGATCGATGCCTATATGATGGCTTCGTATAATGTAGCACGCTATTATAACCTGACGAGCTTACACGGATTGATCGCGACCGGACGCTATGCGAATTTGAACATTCTCGATTCGGTCGATAATCCGGTGCCGAGCGGCGTCATTTCAAAAGGGGTCTGGCTCAAGCGGGACGGCGAGAAAACGCGTTCGCTGGACGATGTGGATTGGTCGGTGTTGCCGGAACTGGACCTCGATTTCGAATTGACGGATGACGATTTCCAGTTCTCGATGCCGTTCGGCGTGGAAATGGTCAATGATGTCATCACCAAACCTTACTCGGTGAGTGTCGACACGAACGTTGATCGCTTATCGAAAGAACATGGCGAAAGTTTCCTTATGCTTATCGACCGTCACGGCAAATGGCGTGTCAATACCTTGATCAAAGGATTCGCTCCTGGAGTCGACGGGTTTGCTTCCTCTTATACCAATACCGGGGATGTCGTATTGATCGGCAAAAGCCGCAAAGACATGTGGAAAGCGTTTGAAGAAGTGAAGCGCCTGAAAGGGGGCATCGTCTTGACCGAAGATGGCGAGACGGTTTGTGAATTGCCGCTTCCTATCGGGGGCATCATGTCGGACTTGCAGATGGAACCCTTGATGGAGCAGGAAACGGATTTGAAGAATGCATTGAAAGAGCGCGGCTACGAGCATGGTGACGCTGTCTATACTTTATTGTTCTTGATGGCGACGCATTTGCCATACGTCCGTATCACCCAAAAGGGGATTTATGATGTCATGAACAAAACGATTCTCTTCCCGGCGTTCATGAGGGGCCAGGGATGA
- a CDS encoding YerC/YecD family TrpR-related protein, with protein MQVDKIRGPQTDQLIEAVLALENKEQAYRFFDDLCTISEIQSLSQRFEVAHMLRLKKTYEKIKNETGASTATISRVRRCLNYGNDAYEEMLDVLYPEEKTMELPKD; from the coding sequence ATGCAAGTGGATAAGATTAGAGGGCCGCAGACCGACCAATTGATCGAAGCGGTGCTGGCATTGGAAAACAAAGAACAAGCCTATCGATTTTTTGATGATTTGTGCACGATCAGTGAAATCCAATCCTTATCGCAGCGCTTTGAAGTAGCCCATATGCTGCGTTTGAAAAAAACCTACGAAAAGATCAAGAACGAGACCGGCGCGAGCACCGCGACCATTTCCCGCGTGCGTCGCTGCTTGAATTACGGCAACGATGCATACGAGGAGATGCTCGATGTGCTTTATCCGGAAGAAAAAACGATGGAGCTACCGAAAGACTGA
- a CDS encoding heptaprenylglyceryl phosphate synthase, with product MDFQTWRHVFKLDPAKEISDGHLERICESGTDAILIGGSDDVTLDNVLELMARVRRYSVPVALEVSTVESVTPGFDYYFIPTVLNSSDPKWIKGLHHEAIREYGEIMDWTEIVPEGYCILNPDCKAAQLTRADASLTEEDVLGYARMAEHFFKLPVFYLEYSGRFGDLELVKKTASVLSETRLFYGGGIDSAERAKEMAALSDTVVVGNIIYEDLNKALATVKAVAETAGQSL from the coding sequence GTGGACTTTCAAACATGGCGGCATGTCTTTAAATTAGACCCTGCGAAAGAGATTTCAGATGGACATTTGGAACGAATTTGCGAATCCGGGACCGATGCCATCTTGATTGGCGGAAGTGATGATGTCACACTCGACAATGTCCTGGAATTGATGGCCCGCGTGCGCCGCTATTCGGTGCCGGTCGCACTCGAAGTGTCGACGGTCGAATCGGTGACGCCGGGCTTCGATTATTATTTTATCCCGACAGTGCTCAACAGCAGCGACCCGAAATGGATCAAAGGGCTCCATCACGAAGCGATCCGCGAATATGGCGAGATCATGGATTGGACGGAGATCGTGCCGGAAGGCTATTGCATCTTGAACCCAGACTGTAAAGCAGCACAATTGACCAGGGCGGACGCTTCCTTGACGGAAGAGGATGTACTTGGATATGCGCGCATGGCGGAGCATTTTTTCAAGCTGCCGGTCTTTTATCTGGAATACAGCGGCAGGTTCGGCGATCTGGAACTTGTAAAAAAAACCGCATCGGTGCTGTCTGAGACACGGCTGTTTTACGGCGGCGGCATCGATTCGGCAGAGCGCGCAAAGGAAATGGCGGCGCTCAGCGATACGGTCGTTGTCGGCAATATCATATATGAAGATTTAAACAAAGCGCTTGCGACCGTCAAGGCAGTTGCGGAAACGGCTGGGCAATCGCTATAA
- the purH gene encoding bifunctional phosphoribosylaminoimidazolecarboxamide formyltransferase/IMP cyclohydrolase, translating into MKRRALMSVSDKSGILEFARELVKMDVEILSTGGTRKHLEDNGVPTTAVDEVTGFPEILGGRVKTLHPLIHGGLLAKHDDSEHQQQMNDNGIAPIEFVCVNLYPFRETISKPDVTVEDAIENIDIGGPTMLRSAAKNHAYVTVIVDSGDYEAVLTELREQQTTSPELRRKLAAKVFRHTAAYDAYISNYLTELTEEQYPEQLTLTYELSQALRYGENPHQKAAFYKSALGSDFSIAHATQLHGKELSYNNIQDANAALQIIKEFTMPASVAVKHMNPCGVGTGETLAQSFKKAYEADSTSIFGGIVALNREVDLETAEQLSQIFLEIVIAPSFTKEALEELGKKKNIRLLTVPFETKRRDKWNTVTVEGGLLVQEPDTFGYGDADIRVVTERQPTEQELEALKLGWSVVKHVKSNAIVVCDGSMTLGVGAGQMNRVGAAAIALEQAADKAQGAAMASDAFFPMADTVEAAAKAGIKAIIQPGGSKKDQESIDAANAHGIAMVFTGVRHFKH; encoded by the coding sequence ATGAAAAGAAGAGCATTGATGAGCGTATCGGACAAATCCGGCATTTTGGAGTTTGCCCGTGAATTAGTGAAGATGGACGTGGAAATCTTGTCTACAGGAGGCACGCGCAAGCATTTGGAAGACAATGGCGTTCCGACCACAGCAGTCGATGAAGTGACCGGATTCCCTGAAATTTTAGGTGGGCGCGTGAAGACTTTGCATCCGCTGATCCATGGCGGTTTGCTGGCGAAACACGACGACAGCGAACACCAGCAGCAAATGAACGATAACGGCATCGCGCCGATCGAGTTTGTGTGCGTCAATTTATACCCGTTCCGCGAGACGATTTCAAAGCCTGATGTGACAGTTGAGGATGCGATTGAAAATATCGATATCGGCGGCCCGACAATGCTGCGCTCCGCGGCGAAAAACCATGCGTATGTAACGGTTATTGTCGATTCCGGCGATTACGAAGCGGTGCTTACTGAATTGCGCGAGCAGCAAACAACGAGCCCTGAACTGCGCCGGAAACTTGCAGCGAAAGTATTCCGCCATACCGCGGCATATGATGCCTATATTTCCAATTATTTGACTGAACTGACGGAGGAACAGTATCCGGAACAACTGACGCTTACATATGAGTTGTCCCAAGCGCTTCGCTACGGGGAGAACCCTCACCAGAAAGCTGCCTTCTATAAGAGCGCCCTCGGTTCGGATTTCTCAATCGCGCACGCTACGCAATTGCACGGCAAAGAGCTTTCCTATAACAATATCCAAGATGCCAATGCCGCACTTCAGATCATCAAGGAATTCACCATGCCGGCAAGTGTCGCGGTGAAACATATGAACCCGTGCGGCGTCGGTACAGGCGAAACGCTTGCGCAATCTTTCAAAAAAGCCTATGAAGCGGACTCGACTTCCATCTTCGGTGGCATTGTCGCCTTGAACCGTGAAGTCGACCTCGAGACAGCTGAGCAATTGTCGCAGATCTTCCTCGAGATTGTCATCGCGCCTTCGTTTACCAAAGAGGCACTCGAAGAGCTCGGCAAAAAGAAGAACATCCGCTTGTTGACGGTGCCGTTTGAAACGAAACGCCGCGACAAATGGAATACGGTGACCGTTGAAGGCGGACTTCTCGTCCAGGAGCCGGATACATTCGGCTACGGGGATGCAGATATCCGCGTGGTAACGGAAAGACAGCCGACTGAACAAGAACTCGAAGCTTTGAAACTGGGCTGGAGCGTCGTCAAACACGTGAAGTCGAATGCCATCGTCGTATGCGACGGGTCGATGACTTTAGGCGTCGGGGCAGGGCAGATGAACCGCGTCGGGGCAGCTGCCATCGCACTCGAACAGGCAGCGGATAAAGCGCAAGGCGCAGCGATGGCATCGGACGCGTTCTTCCCGATGGCCGATACGGTGGAAGCAGCAGCGAAAGCCGGCATCAAAGCGATCATCCAGCCGGGCGGTTCGAAAAAAGACCAGGAATCGATCGATGCGGCGAATGCGCACGGCATCGCGATGGTCTTTACGGGCGTCCGCCATTTCAAACATTAA
- a CDS encoding GNAT family N-acetyltransferase, giving the protein MNWYEKLNQYFPVEEMKSKEHMDTLLKEKGSVYYKDEGPYHVLMYAEFPSFSFVDYLFVSKESRGMGIGKKTLQMLKDKNKPIILEVEPVDYEDSDSEKRLRFYAREGFEHASSIGYCRRSLATGEENAMEILYWAPNGETEEEIFEAMKKMYEDIHTYKDEHFYGESYDPVSDVLTRKEQDQQDILKPFSDPVNK; this is encoded by the coding sequence ATGAACTGGTATGAAAAACTGAATCAATATTTCCCGGTGGAGGAAATGAAATCGAAAGAACATATGGATACGTTGCTGAAGGAAAAAGGCAGTGTCTATTACAAAGACGAGGGCCCGTATCATGTCTTGATGTATGCGGAATTCCCAAGCTTCTCGTTTGTCGATTATTTGTTTGTGTCAAAAGAATCACGCGGCATGGGCATCGGCAAGAAAACTTTGCAAATGCTCAAGGATAAAAACAAGCCCATCATTTTGGAAGTGGAACCGGTCGATTACGAAGACTCCGATTCTGAAAAACGCTTGCGTTTCTATGCACGTGAAGGCTTTGAGCACGCCTCATCGATCGGCTATTGCCGACGTTCACTGGCAACTGGCGAAGAGAATGCCATGGAGATCCTTTACTGGGCACCGAATGGTGAAACCGAAGAAGAGATTTTTGAAGCGATGAAGAAAATGTATGAAGACATCCATACGTATAAAGATGAGCATTTCTACGGCGAGTCGTATGACCCGGTTTCCGATGTCTTGACGAGAAAAGAACAAGACCAGCAGGATATCCTGAAACCTTTCAGCGATCCGGTCAATAAATAA
- the pcrA gene encoding DNA helicase PcrA, translated as MEIITKNLLRGMNPEQEEAVKTTEGPLLIMAGAGSGKTRVLTHRIAYLVLEKQVYPSNILAITFTNKAAREMRSRIDGLLGHGTGDRMWVSTFHSMCVRILRRNIDRLGFSKSFSILDTTDQLTVIKNVLKQQNLDPKKYDPRTMLNAISSAKNECIDAETFAANANQFNPYEKTVAEVFTGYQKRLQKNQSLDFDDLIMVTLKLFETVPDVLEYYQDKFHYIHVDEYQDTNNAQYQLVQLLARKFKNICVVGDSDQSIYRWRGADITNILSFEKDYPDAKVIMLEQNYRSTKRILQAANDVIQKNTSRYPKELRTDNDEGPAITLHKAGDERQEAQYIVQTIQNLMQEEGYKTSDFAILYRTNAQSRILEEMFVKSNMSYTIVGGTKFYDRKEIKDLLAYLRLIANNEDDLSLARIINEPKRGIGATSFEKMARFAIEQDRTIMDSLQEADFMGLTAKTAQTALEFRAMIAGFTEMQEFLSVTELVEEVLKKSGYRQMLQNDKTIEGESRLENLDEFLTVTQAFEKQSDDKSLVAFLTDLALIADIDSLDEEEQQGDGPIILMTMHAAKGLEFPVVFIAGLEENVFPHSRSNNDEEELEEERRLAYVGITRAEKRLYLTHASSRTIFGKSNFNLPSRFISEISEDLIEQTFANHRAGAATSYKQAPKRKAVMKPSYQVSGGDRLGWKTGDRAKHKKWGVGTVVNVKGEGEQTELDIAFPSPTGIKRLLAKFAPIEKE; from the coding sequence ATGGAAATAATCACGAAAAACTTGCTGCGGGGGATGAACCCCGAGCAGGAAGAAGCAGTCAAAACAACAGAAGGCCCGTTATTGATCATGGCAGGGGCAGGTTCCGGGAAAACCCGCGTATTGACGCACCGGATCGCATACTTGGTGCTCGAGAAACAAGTGTACCCGTCCAATATTCTGGCCATCACGTTCACCAATAAAGCGGCGCGCGAAATGCGCAGCCGGATCGACGGGCTGCTTGGCCACGGCACAGGCGACCGCATGTGGGTGTCGACATTCCACTCGATGTGCGTGCGCATCCTGCGCCGCAATATCGACCGCCTGGGCTTCTCGAAAAGCTTCTCGATTTTGGATACGACCGACCAATTGACGGTCATCAAGAATGTCTTGAAGCAGCAAAACCTGGATCCCAAAAAATACGACCCGCGTACGATGCTGAACGCCATTTCCTCGGCGAAAAACGAATGCATCGATGCAGAAACCTTCGCAGCCAACGCCAACCAATTCAACCCGTATGAAAAAACGGTCGCGGAAGTGTTCACAGGCTATCAGAAGCGATTGCAGAAAAACCAATCGCTCGATTTCGACGACTTGATCATGGTGACCTTGAAGTTGTTCGAAACGGTGCCGGACGTGCTGGAATATTATCAGGATAAATTCCATTATATCCACGTCGATGAGTATCAGGATACGAATAACGCCCAGTATCAACTGGTGCAATTATTGGCGAGGAAATTCAAGAACATTTGCGTCGTCGGTGATTCCGACCAGTCGATCTATCGCTGGCGCGGCGCGGACATCACCAACATCCTGTCGTTCGAAAAGGATTATCCGGACGCCAAAGTGATCATGCTCGAACAGAATTACCGTTCGACCAAACGGATCTTGCAAGCGGCAAACGATGTCATTCAGAAAAACACGAGCCGCTACCCGAAAGAATTGCGCACCGACAATGACGAAGGACCGGCGATCACGCTCCATAAAGCGGGAGATGAGCGCCAGGAAGCCCAGTACATCGTCCAGACCATCCAGAACCTCATGCAGGAAGAAGGATACAAAACCTCTGATTTCGCCATCCTCTACCGCACCAATGCCCAATCGCGCATTCTGGAGGAAATGTTCGTCAAATCGAATATGAGCTATACGATCGTCGGCGGCACGAAATTCTATGACCGCAAGGAAATCAAGGATTTGCTCGCGTACTTGCGTTTGATTGCCAACAATGAAGACGACCTGTCGCTTGCACGCATCATCAATGAACCGAAACGGGGCATCGGCGCGACCTCATTCGAGAAGATGGCACGCTTTGCGATCGAGCAGGACCGCACCATCATGGATTCCTTGCAGGAAGCGGATTTCATGGGCTTGACCGCGAAAACCGCACAAACCGCCCTCGAGTTCCGGGCGATGATCGCGGGATTCACGGAAATGCAGGAATTCTTATCGGTGACGGAATTGGTCGAAGAAGTGCTGAAGAAATCCGGTTATCGCCAGATGCTCCAGAACGACAAGACCATTGAAGGCGAAAGCCGTCTCGAGAACCTGGATGAATTCCTAACGGTGACGCAGGCATTTGAAAAGCAAAGCGATGACAAGTCCTTGGTCGCGTTCCTGACTGATCTGGCATTGATTGCGGATATCGATTCATTGGATGAAGAAGAACAACAGGGCGATGGGCCGATCATCCTCATGACGATGCACGCAGCGAAAGGCCTGGAGTTCCCGGTCGTCTTTATCGCGGGCCTGGAAGAAAACGTCTTCCCGCATTCCCGTTCGAACAATGACGAGGAAGAACTGGAAGAAGAACGCCGGCTTGCCTATGTCGGCATCACGCGTGCCGAGAAACGCCTGTATTTGACGCATGCCTCATCACGGACGATTTTCGGCAAGAGCAATTTCAATCTGCCGTCGCGTTTCATCTCTGAAATCTCGGAAGATCTCATTGAGCAAACCTTTGCCAACCACCGTGCAGGCGCGGCCACGAGCTATAAGCAGGCGCCGAAGCGGAAAGCGGTCATGAAGCCTTCCTACCAAGTATCCGGAGGCGACCGCCTGGGCTGGAAAACAGGCGACCGCGCGAAGCATAAAAAATGGGGCGTGGGCACTGTCGTTAACGTCAAGGGCGAGGGCGAACAGACGGAACTCGATATCGCTTTCCCGAGCCCGACAGGCATTAAGCGGCTGCTTGCGAAATTTGCGCCGATCGAAAAAGAATGA
- a CDS encoding DUF3048 domain-containing protein, producing MKKWLILLVLLIVAAGLIFWLMGREDAGEPETPETPQEPEETEVPEEVLTAAPFTGMQGDGPYDSRAVMAVINNHPAARPQTGLVEADMVFEIIAEYNITRFLALYQSQFPVNIGPVRSARDYFVELADAYDAFFVTHGYSPEAKRLLDSGVVDQINGMQYDGTLFKRSLDRVAPHNSYITYENVELAMEMTGASTNYSMKAPYAFSVPGSNDKLGEQAASIEVTYGGDPLFASTYTYDAGSQLYARASGGVATADKETSQPIEVANVLVIETAHETIDAKGRQEIDLTSGGQALLFREGTVQESTWRTESGMLVPVGKNGIAELTQGKTWIHIIPESPGIGQAVQYSP from the coding sequence ATGAAAAAATGGCTGATCTTGCTTGTGTTGCTGATCGTTGCAGCTGGCTTGATATTTTGGCTGATGGGAAGGGAAGATGCTGGGGAACCAGAAACGCCCGAAACTCCACAAGAGCCTGAAGAGACGGAAGTGCCGGAGGAAGTGCTCACCGCTGCCCCGTTCACCGGCATGCAAGGCGACGGCCCTTACGACAGCCGGGCAGTGATGGCGGTTATCAACAACCATCCGGCAGCACGCCCGCAAACAGGATTGGTCGAGGCGGATATGGTGTTTGAAATAATTGCCGAATACAATATCACGCGCTTTCTGGCGCTTTACCAAAGCCAGTTCCCGGTGAATATCGGGCCGGTGCGCAGTGCGCGTGACTATTTCGTCGAACTGGCCGACGCGTACGATGCCTTTTTCGTGACGCATGGCTATAGCCCGGAAGCGAAGCGGTTGCTCGACTCGGGAGTGGTCGATCAGATCAACGGAATGCAGTATGACGGGACATTGTTCAAGCGCTCATTGGATCGTGTGGCGCCTCATAATTCCTATATCACATATGAAAACGTCGAACTGGCAATGGAGATGACCGGCGCTTCAACCAATTACAGCATGAAAGCACCTTATGCTTTCTCTGTACCGGGCAGTAATGATAAACTAGGGGAACAAGCTGCTTCTATAGAAGTAACCTACGGCGGCGATCCGTTGTTTGCGAGCACCTATACCTATGATGCTGGGTCGCAGCTGTACGCGCGGGCATCCGGCGGGGTCGCGACGGCGGATAAGGAAACGTCGCAGCCAATCGAAGTCGCCAATGTGCTGGTCATAGAGACGGCGCATGAAACGATCGATGCCAAAGGCCGCCAGGAGATCGATTTGACTTCCGGCGGGCAGGCATTATTGTTCCGTGAAGGTACCGTGCAGGAAAGTACATGGCGCACAGAAAGCGGCATGCTTGTGCCGGTTGGGAAAAACGGGATAGCCGAATTGACGCAAGGCAAGACCTGGATCCATATCATTCCGGAATCACCGGGAATTGGCCAGGCGGTTCAGTATAGCCCGTAG
- the purD gene encoding phosphoribosylamine--glycine ligase: protein MNVLVIGKGGREHALAHQFAISPSVAQVYVAPGNDGMEQDAQLVDISETDFAALAQFAKDNDIAFTFVGPEQPLSEGIVDFFEARGLKIFGPNKAAARIEGSKAFAKELMKNYDIPTASYESFSDTAEAIEYIKQQGAPIVIKADGLAAGKGVVVAQSEQEAIDAVKDMLDGQKFGDSGSTVVIEEFLDGEEFSFMSFVQDGKIYPMAISQDHKRAFDGDKGPNTGGMGAYSPVPQISESVVDETFEKIVRPTVEAMSSEGTPFNGILYAGIILTASGPKVIEFNARFGDPETQVVLPRMKTDFGAFISAILDGRDMELEWDMRPVLGVVIAADGYPGTVEKGAVLPDLNELQRVTITHAGTKKAGGRFTANGGRVLLVAGSGETLGDAQSAVYEALGKLAWDGFFYRTDIGWRAI, encoded by the coding sequence ATGAACGTATTGGTCATCGGTAAAGGCGGGCGCGAACACGCACTTGCTCATCAATTCGCCATCTCGCCATCGGTCGCACAAGTTTATGTGGCGCCGGGCAATGATGGCATGGAACAAGATGCACAGCTGGTCGACATCAGCGAGACGGATTTTGCTGCTTTGGCGCAGTTTGCCAAGGACAACGACATCGCTTTTACGTTCGTGGGGCCAGAACAACCGCTTTCTGAAGGCATCGTCGATTTCTTTGAAGCGCGTGGTTTGAAGATTTTCGGGCCGAACAAAGCGGCTGCGCGTATCGAAGGCAGCAAGGCATTCGCCAAGGAATTGATGAAAAATTACGATATCCCGACCGCATCTTATGAAAGCTTTTCAGACACTGCGGAAGCTATAGAATACATCAAGCAGCAAGGCGCACCGATCGTCATCAAGGCGGACGGTCTCGCAGCCGGCAAAGGTGTTGTCGTCGCACAAAGTGAACAAGAAGCGATCGATGCGGTGAAGGATATGCTCGACGGCCAGAAATTCGGCGATTCGGGGTCGACCGTTGTCATCGAGGAATTCCTGGACGGCGAGGAATTCTCCTTCATGTCCTTCGTCCAGGACGGCAAGATCTATCCAATGGCCATCTCACAAGACCATAAGCGCGCGTTTGACGGCGATAAGGGGCCGAATACGGGCGGTATGGGCGCATATTCCCCGGTACCGCAGATTTCGGAATCGGTGGTGGATGAGACTTTCGAAAAAATCGTCCGCCCGACGGTAGAAGCGATGAGCAGTGAAGGCACTCCGTTCAATGGCATCTTGTACGCCGGTATCATCCTGACGGCTAGCGGCCCGAAAGTGATCGAATTCAATGCGCGTTTCGGGGACCCGGAAACACAAGTGGTATTGCCGCGTATGAAGACCGATTTCGGCGCATTTATTTCAGCCATCCTGGACGGCCGTGACATGGAACTTGAATGGGACATGCGCCCGGTGCTCGGTGTGGTCATCGCTGCGGACGGCTATCCGGGAACTGTAGAAAAAGGCGCGGTTCTGCCCGATCTCAATGAATTGCAGAGGGTAACCATTACCCATGCCGGAACGAAAAAAGCCGGTGGCCGCTTTACGGCAAACGGCGGGCGTGTGCTGCTTGTTGCAGGAAGCGGGGAGACTTTGGGAGACGCCCAGTCTGCGGTTTACGAAGCACTCGGGAAATTGGCCTGGGACGGTTTCTTTTATCGCACGGATATCGGCTGGCGTGCAATCTAA
- the purN gene encoding phosphoribosylglycinamide formyltransferase, whose protein sequence is MKNRTKMAVFASGNGSNFQALYEATQDGRLDADIVLVVTDKPSAFVLERAEQAGVPAFSFTPREYASKQAYESMLVEELDKAGVEWLVLAGFMRLIGPALLEAYENRIVNIHPSVLPAFPGKDAIGQTLDAGAEEAGVTVHFVDEGMDTGAIIAQRSFAVDGADRETVERKIHEIEHQLYPESLQQLFSRQQSV, encoded by the coding sequence ATGAAGAATAGAACAAAAATGGCCGTTTTCGCTTCTGGAAACGGCTCTAATTTTCAAGCGCTTTACGAAGCAACTCAAGACGGAAGGCTGGATGCGGACATCGTATTGGTTGTAACCGATAAACCGTCTGCGTTTGTGTTGGAACGGGCGGAGCAGGCAGGAGTTCCGGCGTTTTCGTTTACACCGCGTGAATATGCGTCCAAACAGGCATATGAATCGATGCTGGTGGAAGAATTGGATAAAGCGGGTGTCGAGTGGCTCGTGCTGGCCGGGTTTATGCGGTTGATCGGACCTGCCTTGCTCGAAGCTTATGAAAACCGCATCGTCAATATCCACCCATCGGTACTGCCGGCGTTTCCTGGAAAAGATGCCATCGGCCAGACGCTTGATGCTGGCGCGGAAGAAGCTGGCGTCACGGTGCATTTTGTCGACGAAGGCATGGATACGGGAGCGATCATTGCACAGCGTTCATTCGCTGTAGACGGCGCGGACCGCGAGACAGTCGAACGGAAAATCCATGAAATCGAGCATCAATTATACCCTGAGAGTTTGCAGCAATTATTCAGCCGGCAGCAGTCGGTCTAG